The genomic stretch TTTTCGTTGGGCAGCCCCAGGTGCTCTTTGGGAGTGACGTAGCACAGCATCGAGGCGCCATGCCAGCCGATGATCGCCGCGCCGATTGCGCTGGTAATGTGGTCATAGCCCGGCGCGATGTCTGTTACCAACGGTCCCAGGGTGTAGAAGGGAGCGCCGGAGCAAAGTTCAACCTCCTTGGTCACCTGCTCTTCAATCTTGTCCAGCGGCACGTGGCCCGGGCCTTCGATCATCACCTGGACATCGCTCTCCCATGCCTTCTTCGTCAGTTCGCCCAGTGTAGCCAGTTCGGCAAACTGCGCCTCGTCGCTCGCATCGGCGATGCAGCCGGGCCGCAGGCCGTCTCCCAGGGAGAAGCTCACGTCGTACTTGGCCATCACCTTCACAATCCGGTCGAAGTGCTCGTAGAGGAAGTTCTGCTTGTGGTTGTGGGTCATCCACTGCGCCAGGATGGATCCTCCGCGGCTCACGATGCCGGTGATACGCCGGGCTACCATGGGCACATACTGGATCAGCAATCCGGCATGAATGGTGAAGTAATCCACGCCCTGCTGTGCCTGCTCCTCGATCACCTCAAGGAACACATCGATGTTCAAATCCTCGGGCTTCTTCACCCGCCCCAGCGCCTCATAGATGGGCACCGTTCCAATCGGCACGATCGAGTGCCGCAGGATCGCCTCGCGAATCTCGGGAATGTTTCCGCCCGTTGAGAGATCCATTACGGTATCCGCGCCATGGTGAACGGCGACGTGCAACTTGCGAAGTTCTTCCGCAATCTCCGACGTTACGACCGAGTTGCCGATGTTCGCATTGATCTTGCAGCGGGTGGCAATGCCAATCCCCATCGGCTCCACTTCCGGATGGTTGATATTGGCGGGGATGATAAGCCGGCCAGCGGCAATTTCGTCGCGTACAAGCTCCGGCGAGATCTTCTCGCGCTGAGCGACAAAATTCATTTCCTCGGTGATCTTTCCCTGCCTGGCAAAGTGCATCTGCGACATATTGGTGTCGCCGGTCCGGGCGGCTTCCTGCTTGCGCCGGACAATCCACTCAGAACGCGGCTTCAGAATCTCGTCGGTGGAATTGGGATTGATCGGGGAGTGTGTGTGGTTGCCGTTGGTGCTCATTTCCACCTCTTGTTGAGTTAAGTCAGGTGATCGAATCGACAAAAGCTGATGAGGTCCAATCTGCTCCAGTATAGCGCGAGGATTGGACTAGCCGGCAGCAGGATATTCGATGGCGCAACCGCCCAGGATCAGGGATTTTTCATGGCCCCGCATCTTGCCGCCGCCGCATCTGTCCTGCAACTTTCGTGGCATCATGACCTGCCCTGGATGTTCGCATGCTCCTCCAGTCTGGGGATGGCATGCGAGGAGGAATATGGGAGACCCTGATTCGCCGGGGAAACGGCGCAAGCCTTTGATTTAGAGCAAGCCCGTCCCCGTCGTTGGGAGGTTTTCCATGCATTTCTTTCTTTATGTCTTGGCTTTTCTCGTAGTGGTGGTTTGTCCCGCCGCCTATGCCGCATCCCATGAACCCAGAAATGAGTGATCCCATTTGGCCCCTGAATTCTTGACCATAGGACACCAACTCCATAAGCTAGACTAGGGGTTGGTGAATCTCTCTATGCAAAACAAAGCGCACGGCATTCGGATCGCTGCCGCGATTGTCATCATTCTGGCCACCATCAGCTACCTGGCGGTCAGCGGCGTTCAAGCCAACAAGAGCTATTACGTTACCATCAAGGAACTTCAGGGGCTTGGCGACAAAGCGTACACCCGGCACCTGCGGGTAGCGGGAAGTGTGGCCCCGGGCTCAATCGAGCGCAACGGCACCAATGCCACCTTTGATCTGGTCGAAAACGACCAGCACATACGCGTTTCCTACAAGGGAACGGAGCCACCTCCGGATACGTTCAAGGACGACGCGCAAGCTTTGGCCGTAGGCACCTATGGCCGCGATGGCGTCTTCCACGCCACCCAACTGCAGGCCAAGTGCGCCTCGAAATACGCGCCCGCACCGGGAGCAAAACCCGGCGTGCAAACGACGGCTCCAGCGCCGACCGGCACCGCCTCCATGTAGTTTTCCGCAGAACGCCGGACTGCCAACAGGTTTCGCAGTCTGGCGTTTTCTCCGTATACTCGCAGAAATGCCTTCCATTGCTCGTCTGGAGAATGTCTCCAGACTCTTCGGTACCTTCGCGGCACTTCGGCAGGTCTCAACCGAATTTGAGGCTGGCCGCTGTTACGTACTTCTCGGCGAAAACGGAGCCGGTAAGTCGACCATGCTGCGCATCCTCGCCGGGCTGCTCCACCCCAGCTTCGGCAAGGTCCTCATCTTCTCCTCCTCAGGCGCAGGCTCAACCCCGCAGTTGCAGCGCGGCCGCATTGGCTACATGAGCCATGCGCCGATGCTCTACGACGAATTGTCGGCTACCGAGAATCTTGCCTACTTCGCGAACCTGTACCGCGATCAACCCTGTCTGGCTCCAGCCGATGCTTTGCGCTCCGTGGGGCTGGACCCCTCGCTGACACGCCCTGTCGGGCAGTACTCTCAGGGAATGCGGCAACGCACCTCCCTCGCCCGCGTGCTGATTTCACAGCCAGAGCTGCTGCTACTCGATGAGCCCTTTTCCAACATGGATGTAGGCAGCGCCCGGCAGATGATCTCCCTGCTGGCACAGTTTCGCAGCGGGCACCGGACGATCCTCCTCACCACGCATCAGCGCGAGTTGGCTGAACCGATTGCCGACTACTTCCTGACCCTGCAGTCTGGCCGCCTCGTCTCCACGCAGGAAGGGCCTCGTCTGCTGGCGGAGGCGCACCGGTGAAGACCAACGCGGCACGCCTGCTGGACTCACTCAACATCGCTTATGAAATGCGCGATTACGAGGTCGACCCCGAGGATCTCTCGGCCATCGCCGTCGCCAAAAAGGTCGGTCTCCCCGCCGAACAGGTCTTCAAGACGCTGCTGACCGCCTCCGGAACGGGCGAGCACTATTTCGCTGTGATTCCCGGCGATGCCGAACTCGACTTCAAAAAGCTGGCCAAGGCAGCCGGAACACGCAAGACCGAGATGGTTCCCCTCAAAGATGTGCAGCACCTTACGGGTTACATCCGGGGCGGCGTGACCGTCTTTGGCGCGAAAAAAGCCTTCCCTGTTTTTGTCGATGAGACGATAGAGATGTTCGACACAATCTCCGTTTCAGCAGGGGTGCGCGGCACGCAACTGCTGCTGGCTCCGGCCGATTATCTCCGCGCGGCTGAGGCCACCGTGGCAGCGCTTACGAAAGAAGGGCCCACCGCTTGAAGCAGCCGTACCTATGGACACATCTGGCGAAAGACCTGCGCATCGAGTGGAGGTCGAAGGATGCCATCAACTCGATGCTCTTCTTTGCCCTGCTGGTGGTCGTCCTTTTCAGCCTGGCCTTTGACCCCACCATCGCGGTTTCGCGACAGATCGCAGGCGGTATTCTCTGCGTAGCCACGCTGTTTGCCTCGGTAACGGCGCTGAACCAGGCCTGGGCCCGCGAGCTTCGGCACCACGTTCTGGACGCGCAGCGCATGAGCCCGGCACCGGCATCGTCGCTCTTTCTGGCCAAGGTTATCGCCAATTTTTTCTTTGTCAGCGTAGTGCAAGTACTGCTTGCACCATTGTTCATTATGTTCTACAACCTGCATGCTTTAGGGCAAGGATGGCTGTTGGCCGTCGTGCTGCCGCTGGGAACCTGGGCGCTGGTGGTCAACGGGACTTTTTTTGCCGCACTCTCCATTCGCAGCCGCAACCGGGAACTCCTGCTGCCGCTGATCCTCTTTCCTATCTTTATTCCGGCGATGCTGGCGATGGTGCAGGCGTGCACCGCCATCCTTACGGGTGAGTCGGACCCGGATCTCTGGATGAAGATGCTGGCCGGATACGACGTGATCTTTACAACAATCTGCCTGCTGCTGTTTGAGACGATTCTGCACGCAGAGTAGAACCTAACTTGCCTCTGGAGTCTGCTCCCGAGGGACTGGACCGGCAGTCCATCCGTCTTCGGATGGATCGGATACTGCGGGGGTGATTGAAATCACATGCGCCGCATGCACCAAGGGCGGTAAACTGAACTAGTTTTCAATGGGGAAAAGCGCATGAAGCTACTACGCGGATTCTTGATTCTGATGACGTTGGGATTGCTTGGATATGGCTTCTACCAGGCGATCTATGTCGCTCCCACGGAAGCGACGATGGGCGACATCCAGCGAATTTTCTATTACCACGTGCCATCGGCAATGGTGTCGTTCCTTTTCTTCTTCGTCAGCTTCGTGAGTTCGATTGTCTATCTGGCGACCCGGCGGAATTCCCCGTCGCGCGCTCTGAGTGCGGACGCACTGGCGCTGGCCAGCGCGGAGGTGGGCGTGGTGTTCTGCACGGTGGTGCTGATCACCGGTCCGCTCTGGGCTCGTCCGGTATGGGGCATCTGGTGGACCTGGGATGCCCGCCTGACAACGACCCTTGTGCTGTGGCTGGTGTATGTCAGCTACCTGCTGCTGCGCCGCTTTGCTGCTGGACCGCAGATGCAGACGCTCGCCGCGGTATTGGCCATCTTCGGCTATGTGGACGTGCCGATCGTCTATATGTCGACGCGCTGGTGGCGTACGCAGCACCCGGCACCTGTGATGGGTGGAGGAGAAAACTCCGGCCTCGCGCCGAGCATGGCCACTGCCCTGTGGTGGAATGTTCTGGCATGGCTGGCATGGGGAGTCATCATCCTGGCTTTCCGCTATGCGGTGGAGCGGCGCAGGCAGCGCGTTGAACAGCATGCCGCCCTGCGTGCCCTCGATACCAACCTGGAAGTAACCCCTTAAGGAGGGTCCATTGGCTCATCAGCATCTGGTGATCGCATATGTCATAACCTGGGTCATTCAGCTTGGATACCTCAGTTGGGTGGGGCTGAAGTGGGCCGCCGTGCGAAAAGACGAGAAGCGCACCCCCGCCTATCCAGAGAGGTGACATAGTTAAGTAAGAAATATGCCAGTCTGGCATAGGCTTCGCCTTCGCGATTGCCCAGCGAGCGCAGCCGATACCCTGGGCACGTAAGGGTGATCTGAAATGTTAGTCGTCATGAAGCCGCAGGCGACGCCGGAAGAGATTCAGGCGGTCTGCAATCACATTGAGCAACTGGGATTCCGCGCACATCCCCTCCCTGGAGCGCAGCGCACCGCGATTGGTATCACGGGCAACCAGGGTGAGGTCGATCGCGGAAATCTGGAAGAGCTCTCCGGGGTTGCCGAAGTCATCCGCGTCAGCAAACCCTATAAGCTGGTCAGCCGGGATTCGAAGGAAGAAGACACGGTCATTCACTTCCCCGGCACCAATGCCACCATCGGCGGACGCAACCTGGCGATTATCGCTGGCCCCTGCGGAATCGAAACGCGCGAGCAGGCCTTTGCCATAGCGGAAGCGGTGGCGAACGCAGGCGCGCAATTCTTCCGTGGCGGCGCCTTCAAGCCGCGCACCTCACCTTATGCCTTCCAGGGACTGGGCGAGGAGGCGCTGCAGATCATGGCCGAGATTCGCGAGCGCTTCGGTCTTCGCATCGTCACCGAGGCTATCGATCATGAGACGCTTGCGCTGGTCGAGCAGTACGCGGATGTCATCCAGATCGGCGCCCGCAACATGCAGAATTTCTCCCTGCTGAAGAAGGCGGGGCGCTGCAGAAAGCCTGTCCTGCTGAAGCGCGGGATGTCGGCCACGCTCGAAGAACTCCTCATGGCGGCCGAGTACATCATGAGCGAGGGCAACTACCAGGTGATCCTCTGCGAGCGCGGCGTGCGCACCTTTGCCGACCACACCCGCAACACGCTGGACCTGAGCATTGTGCCCGCGGTGCAGCGGCTCAGCCATCTACCCATCATCGTCGATCCCAGCCATGGAACCGGGAAGCGCAACAAGGTGCTGCCCCTCTCCCGCGCGGCCATCGCGGTGGGCGCGGATGGCGTGATCGTCGAAGTCCATAACCAGCCCGAAAAAGCTCTCTCCGATGGGCCGCAATCCATCTATCCCGAGCAGCTCGTGGAGCTCATCAACGAGGTGGGGCAGATCGCTCCGGTGGTCCACCGCTCATTGACTCGCGGCATTCAAATAGAGAAGCTGGACGCTGTAGACAACGGAGCCATTCATCCTGCTGCAAGATAGGGTCATCCACTCCACGACCAAAGGCGGCCGCTCTCGCCGCCTCATCGGTACGCTGCGCGCGTACCGCCTGATCCCGCTTTTTTTGATGTTGGGAATCGCCGGCTGCAGGCGTCATGATTTCCCGCAGTATCCCGCCAATTACCGCGAATACGCTTACGTCACCAACGGCGGCAGCGCTACCGTCACCGTGCTGGATCTGGTGAATCTGCGCCAGGACCGCGTGCTTGCCGTGGGGGAGCAACCAACCGGCGTCGCAGCGAATCCCCGGCGCAACGAAGTGTATGTCGTGAATACGGGCAGCGGCACCGTCAGCGTGATCAATGCGATGAACAACAGCGTCGCCGCGACGATCCCGGTGCATCGCTCCCCCTATTTCATCGATGTGGATGCCACAGGGGAACGCGCTTACGTCGCCAATGCGGGCTCGAATAACGTCTCGGTCATCGATCTAAGCGCACGAAAAGAAATCGCTGTCGTCGGCACCGGTGAGGCTCCCGGCGTCGCGCGCATCTCCCCCGATGGGGACTCGCTGGTGGTGAGCAACCGCGGCGGCAACAGCGTAACGGTGGTCGATGCCCACAGCCTCAAGGTGCGGCGGGTCTTTGAAAATTGTCCCGGTGCGACCTCGATCGCGATTCTGCCGGATTCGTCCAAAGCCTTCGTGACCTGCTCCGCCGGTCATCAGGTGATGGCGATTGCGCTGGCTCGTGCGACCGGAAATTATGCGGGCAAGGGCGACCGCCTGCTCACGCTGCTCGATGTTGGCCGCAGCCCGGTTGACCTGGCGCTGAAGCCAGATGGCGGCGAGGTCTTTGCCTCGAACTTCGATAGCGACACAATCTCGGAGATTGCTACCTCCAACAATGAAGTGGGCGGAGCCTATACCGTCGGGGCTCATCCGGCGCGCGGCATTGTGAGCGCCGACAACGGAACCTTATGGATCAGCAATTTCAACGCAGATACCATCGGCGTCTACAGCGTGGATGAAGGCAAGCTGATCAATACGGTGCACGTAGGCGGAGGCCCGGATGCGCTCGCCTTCTCGGCGGCAGGCCACCTGCTGTTCGCGGTGAATGCGCGCTCCGGCGATGTATCGGTAGTTCGAACTCTCAGCTATACACCCAAGGGCGTGCCCATCATCGGCACTCTCTTCACCATGCTGCCCGCGGGGAATCATCCCAACGCCATCGCGGTGAAGGCCTTCAAAGTCAGCTAAAAGCAACAGGTCAGCAAAGACGGGTCTCGTTTAGCAAGTCGGCTTAACATCCGCCCGCTAAATGGGACCCGTTTATACCTGCCTTGCCAGAACCAGAGTGATGTCATCTGGCTGTTCCTGTGCGCCAATCCAGTCGCGCAGAGCCTGCATGACTTGTTCGCAGATGACGGGAAGCGGCAGGTAGCGGTTCCGGCGCACAATCTCGATCAGCCTGTCTTCGCCGAAGTCTCCAAAATCATTCTCGGGCTCGGTCACGCCGTCACTGTATGCAACGAGAATGTCGCCGTGCTTCATCTGCACAGAGCCCTCTTCATACGTCATGCCGTCGATCAGGCCAACCACGGTGCCACCACGATCCAGCCGCACCACGGAGTCGTCGCGACGAAGAAGCAGCGGCGGCAGTTGCCCTCCATTGGAGTAGGTCAGCCGGCTGCTCTCGCTCTGGTAGTGCGCCAGGAACAAGGTCGCATATTTTTCCGGTTGCGTGCTGCGATAGAGGTGACGATTCAACAGGGCCAATATCTTTCCCGGCGACTCAAACCACTCCCCGCAATCGATCTCCTCCACACCTTTCGCCCCGTCCAGGCTGGAGGCTTGCGCAGCATGCAACGCGCGAACGCCCTCGTGTACCAGCTCCTCGCCAGCAAAGCGATACGCGCGCACGGCGGAGTGCAGGGTGGCCATCAGCAACGCGGCGGAGATGCCCTTGCCGCTGATATCGCCCAGTGCCAGCCCGACTCCACTCTTGCCAAAGAGCAGAAAGTCGTAGTAATCGCCGCTGACGGTTCGCGCCGGACGGCAGATGCCGTGCAGTTCCAGGCTGGGCAGAGAGACATCATCGCGAGGAAATAGATTGGCCTGTACCTCCTGCGCGATATCCAGTTCGTTCTGCAGGCGCTCCTTTTCGCGTTGTTCCTGCAGCAGCCCTTCCAGCGAGGAGGTCATGGAATTGAAGGAGCCGCTGAGAGCGGCGAGCTGATCCTTGCGCCGGACAGGGATTCGATGGCTGAAGTTGCCGCGATCCACCTCTCGCGTCGCCTCATAGAGATCATGTACGGACTGAGTAATCGTGCGATTCAGGCGCACGGCCATGATGAAGGCAACCAGCTCCAGCATGCCGAAGAAGATCGCCAGGCCAATCAGCAGCGTCTGGAAGATGCTTTGCCCCTTCAGGGATGTGATCACCAGTCTGCGATACAGCAGGGTCGGCTCGGAGTTCACCAGGATGCCGATAAAATGCGGCTGTCCGGTATGCCAATCGGTTGTGCTGAGAGGAGCGAAGAAATCGATCGCAATATCGTAGAAGTGCTCCGCCCGTGGAGGCTTGCCTCCGGTGACGCGGCCGGTAGCTGGACCGGTATCACCCAGATCCTCACCGTTGAACTTGAAGCCGGAACGTTTGCCGCTACTCGCAGTCGCCCGGTCGCTGCCTGTGCCCTCCTCCCCCAGATCGAAGAAAGGCAGAACCGTCACCATGCCCAGACCGGTTGCGATCTGATCGGCGCTCTCTTTGCTGAGCGGCACGCTGGTAATCACAACCGTCTCGTGGCCGCCGGAGCTGATCGAGTGGAATGCGCGAAGATAGAGGCTGCCCTTATCGACCACAATGCCGCTGAAGCCATTGGAGGCCCATGCCGGGGATTCCAGTGTTTGCGCCCCATTTGCGACCCCGTCCAGCGGGACTCGCTTGCCATCCCGGAAGGCGGCCATCTCCAGACCTGGCTCTATGTGGTCCCTGCCCTGGATATTCCTCTCCGGCAGACTGACAGACCTGATCCCGGGATTGTCATCGAGCACGTGGCTCACATGAATGGCAAACGCCTGGTTCTCCGCCTCAAGATGCGCCAGCTCTCTATGCATCTCCGAGGTGACCGCGAAGATTGCAAACTCTCCGGAAAACACATACGCCGCTGCCAACGCAAGAATCGTAAAGAGCACGATAGGCGCAAGCGCCATCAGCAGGTAGGTAACGATCAGGCGGTTGCGGACCTTCCACAACATATTGCGGGAGAGCCCTCTCGCCCCCAGCCACAGGGAAATTATCGCCAGAGCGAAGAGCACCCAGCCGCGGAGGCCGCGTGAAAAACCTCCAATAATGCCGGGGAGAAACCCCGTAGCGCAAAGGACGAGGTAGACGATCAGGAGCCAGAACGCGGCGCGATGGAGCCTTCCCTGAGGCGGCTGCCGGTCAAAGACACGGTAGATTCTTGCTTCTATCGAGCTGAAGACGCTGGCCATAGCTGGGCTGAGTTTAGCGCATTTAGAGGTTCAAGGGACGGGGCAACAGACGGTTCTGCCGCCCGATTCCTCTGGCACCGAAAGGACTGCAGGAGCACTGCTCCCGCCGTAGACGCAAGCCGGAAATCGCCCGGTACATGTCCCGTGAGAAGTGTGCTCTACGCTACTACTACGTTGCTCTGCTCTTCCAGTTGCGCCTGGGAGGCCAGCCTGCGCGCATAGCGGGATGCGGAGTAGTGCGCACCGCCCAGCAGCAGAAGACCGGAAACATAGGCCCACATCATGATGCCAACCGAGGTCTCAAAGGGACCATAGGCGGAACGGAGATCGAGATGCGGCAGCGCATAGATGTATGCGAACTTGCACGACTCCCAGATGAGGCCGGTGGTAATGGCGGTGGGAAGCACCGCAAGAGCGGGGATTTTGCGATTGGGCAGCAGCCAGTACGTAAAGAAAAACATGGCGATGCTGGCAAGAACGGTTGTGACCTCAAGCAGTGAGAGCGCCGCAAGGCGAAAGGGAATATTGTCCGTGTGGCCTAAGAAGAGGAGCGCCAGCAGGGATCGCTGGGTTGCGTTGAGTACGGCCACGGTAGTTGCCAGCGCGGCCATGAGCACGGCAAGCCCGAGAGAGATCACCTGGTTGGCCAGATACGAGCGGCTCTTGGCCACGCCCCAAACCTGGTTCAAGGCGACTTCCAGCGGGAGAAAGACTCCAGTACAGGAGATGAAGAGCGTAACCAAGGAGATAAGGGCGATATGGTGGTGTCCGCTGACCACCAGCCCCATGTTTTTGACCACAAACTCCTGGTCCGAGTGGGTGGTAGGCAGGAAAAAGCGGATCATATCGCCGATCACCCGCCACATTCCCTGCGAGTGAAAGACATATTGAGCAATCGTGTACATCATCACGATGAATGGGAACAGCGAGAGCAAGGCGCAGGCGGCAACGCTGAAGGCATAGGTATGCACCTCGCTCTGTACGAGATACCGTACCAACGCGACAATCTGCCCCCACAGACCGGAGTCCGGAGATGGGGCCACTGGGGGATGTGCGGAGGGGAGAACCCGCTCCTCCGCATCGGAAGCGGGGCGAACGGATGACTTTTGCATTGCTGTCTTGATGGTATCAGGCGATGGGAGCCGGTCCAATGCCCTATTGGGGGTAGACGACGCTGCGCAGTGGACTTCGTAACCGTAACTGAATCATAACCTTCCCTCGTTTTTTGCTTGCATCCCGATTTATTTCCTGCCATAACAGGAGCACGTTTTTTAGCGGAAAGAAACGGTTTGTACATTTGAGAGGCCGCTTTTGATGTTCTGGTTTTTGCCCGCGAGAGTTTTCGGAATATACCTGAGCCGCCGGCGCGTTGATCTTCAACGATTCCGGCGGCTTGCCAGGTTTTTCAGGCTGCTTTCGAAGGCGTTTTGCGAGGGAGAGAGGAGTACCGGTGAAAGAGCAAGGTGTTGTGAAGTGGTTTAACGGGGCCAAGGGCTATGGGTTTATCCAGCGTTCGACAGGAGAGGATGTCTTTGTCCACTTCTCCGCGATCCAGGAAAATGGCTTCAAGACTCTGGAAGAAGGCGAAGGAGTCGAGTTTGAGTGCCTGCAGGGACCCAAGGGCTTGAATGCGGCGAATGTAACCCGCCACGCTTAACGGTTCTTTATATCTGACACAAGGCCCCCGCGATCAGCCTCGCGGGGAGTGCCTGCTCCCAAGACGCATGACAGCGGATTCCCCGCTCCCTGGTCGGCGCTTCAGGAGAGATTTTTGTCTTCCGCAGGACGGCTCCCCTGAATCTGAGCGATAGCCCATCTCGCAGTTTCGGCCAGAACGGGGTCTTCGTCTGTAGCCCACTGCTGCAAACGGGGCAGGAACCGATGCAGCCGGCTGTTGCCCATTGCGATGGCGACGTTGCGCCGGAGTCCGCTGAACTTGGTGCGCCTCACAGGTGAGCCGTTGAAGGTGCGCTCGAAGTCTGCCTCATTCATCCCGCCCAACCAGTCCAGAGCCGGGTTGATGAGCTCGGGGCGTGGAGCGAGTTGATCGTCGATGGTTATGGGAGCCTTGCGGTTCCAGGGGCACACGTCCTGGCAGATGTCGCAACCGAAGACCTGGCGGCCAATATGCGGCCGCAGCTCCACTGGGATCTCGCCGCGTTTTTCGATGGTGAGGTAGGAGATGCACCGGCTGGCATCCATCTGGTAGGGCGTTGCCAGCGCATTGGTCGGACATGCCTCCACGCAACGGCGGCAACTGCCGCAACGGTCCTCCGTCAACCGGGGATGCTCCGCCTGCGGCAGCTCGATCGAAGTGACAATGACGGCCAGAAACAGCCAGGAGCCGAGTTTCTGGTTGATGAGGCAGGTATTCTTGCCGGTCCAGCCAACGCCCGCGTAACGGGCAAAGAGCCGCTCCACCACCGGCCCGGTATCCACAAAGCAGCGCGATTCAAATGGCCCACACAGCGCTTGCATTCCCGCCTCGACGATCCGCAGACGCTTGAGCAGAACGCGGTGATAATCGCTGGGGACAATGCTGCCGTCCGGCTCGCGGCGGCTGGTCCACGCATAGCGGGCAATCCATCCCAGATCCTTGCGCCCCTGCTGCCCCTCCGCCGCATCGATGGAGCGCTGCGCGGCGGCATTGTAGTTCGTCACGCAGACGATCACGGAACGGGCCCAGGGAAATGCGTTGCGCAACGAGGATCGCAGAAGCTGGCCCTCTGGATTGCGCCGCTGCAGATACTCCATCTCTCCGGAAGCACCGCTGGCAATCCACTCTTCGCAGCGCGCAGCGTCTCTCTCGTGCTCCTCTGAGCCGATGGCGGGAACGGCCGCGATGCCTGCGGCGCTGAATCCCGCTTCAATCGCAAGCGCTGCCAATTGCTGCGAAATGGAACCCTGCGAAATGGAACCTGGGGAGTGCATCTTTACGTACCAGTATCCAGTATGAGGTGACTCTTGAGAAACCCCGGGATGCAAAGAATGAGATGAGTCTGCAGCCCTAC from Acidisarcina sp. encodes the following:
- the queG gene encoding tRNA epoxyqueuosine(34) reductase QueG — encoded protein: MHSPGSISQGSISQQLAALAIEAGFSAAGIAAVPAIGSEEHERDAARCEEWIASGASGEMEYLQRRNPEGQLLRSSLRNAFPWARSVIVCVTNYNAAAQRSIDAAEGQQGRKDLGWIARYAWTSRREPDGSIVPSDYHRVLLKRLRIVEAGMQALCGPFESRCFVDTGPVVERLFARYAGVGWTGKNTCLINQKLGSWLFLAVIVTSIELPQAEHPRLTEDRCGSCRRCVEACPTNALATPYQMDASRCISYLTIEKRGEIPVELRPHIGRQVFGCDICQDVCPWNRKAPITIDDQLAPRPELINPALDWLGGMNEADFERTFNGSPVRRTKFSGLRRNVAIAMGNSRLHRFLPRLQQWATDEDPVLAETARWAIAQIQGSRPAEDKNLS
- a CDS encoding YihY/virulence factor BrkB family protein — its product is MQKSSVRPASDAEERVLPSAHPPVAPSPDSGLWGQIVALVRYLVQSEVHTYAFSVAACALLSLFPFIVMMYTIAQYVFHSQGMWRVIGDMIRFFLPTTHSDQEFVVKNMGLVVSGHHHIALISLVTLFISCTGVFLPLEVALNQVWGVAKSRSYLANQVISLGLAVLMAALATTVAVLNATQRSLLALLFLGHTDNIPFRLAALSLLEVTTVLASIAMFFFTYWLLPNRKIPALAVLPTAITTGLIWESCKFAYIYALPHLDLRSAYGPFETSVGIMMWAYVSGLLLLGGAHYSASRYARRLASQAQLEEQSNVVVA
- a CDS encoding cold-shock protein; protein product: MKEQGVVKWFNGAKGYGFIQRSTGEDVFVHFSAIQENGFKTLEEGEGVEFECLQGPKGLNAANVTRHA